The following coding sequences lie in one Halorussus rarus genomic window:
- a CDS encoding fumarylacetoacetate hydrolase family protein encodes MRFVRYNEDRLGLLTDDGSGVVDLTDRLGIDARDPLREYIRGDYDASEYEDADPDHDRADVELGAPVRRPGKVIAAPLNYENHIEEALSDRDITTDEWFTIEDKGYFLKAPSSVVGPDHGVELPFSDRRTDHEIELAFVMDDDVKDVSADEAWDHIFGYTILLDISVRGDQDRSNRKSYDTFTVVGPCVVTPDEVGEPQDLEMELQLNGETRQQENTGDMVYTCADVVQYASIGATIEAGDVITTGTPEGVSELSDGDSIDAEIENVGSMTVDVTERDVRFDDVDVQKGGQE; translated from the coding sequence ATGCGATTCGTCCGCTACAACGAGGACCGACTGGGACTCCTGACCGACGACGGCAGCGGCGTCGTCGACCTGACCGACCGACTCGGCATCGACGCCCGCGACCCGCTGCGCGAGTACATCCGGGGCGACTACGACGCGAGCGAGTACGAAGACGCCGACCCCGACCACGACCGCGCGGACGTCGAACTCGGCGCGCCGGTCCGCCGGCCGGGGAAGGTCATCGCCGCGCCGCTCAACTACGAGAACCACATCGAGGAGGCGCTCTCGGACCGCGACATCACCACCGACGAGTGGTTCACCATCGAGGACAAGGGCTACTTCCTCAAGGCGCCCTCGAGCGTCGTCGGCCCGGACCACGGCGTCGAGCTCCCGTTCTCGGACCGCCGGACCGACCACGAGATCGAGCTCGCGTTCGTGATGGACGACGACGTCAAGGACGTCTCCGCCGACGAGGCGTGGGACCACATCTTCGGCTACACCATCCTGCTCGACATCTCGGTCCGCGGCGACCAGGACCGCTCGAACCGGAAGTCCTACGACACGTTCACGGTGGTCGGCCCGTGCGTGGTCACGCCCGACGAGGTCGGCGAGCCCCAGGACCTCGAGATGGAGCTCCAGCTCAACGGCGAGACCCGCCAGCAGGAGAACACCGGCGACATGGTGTACACCTGCGCGGACGTCGTCCAGTACGCCTCCATCGGCGCCACCATCGAGGCCGGCGACGTCATCACCACGGGCACGCCCGAGGGCGTCAGCGAGCTCTCGGACGGCGACAGCATCGACGCCGAGATCGAGAACGTCGGCTCGATGACCGTCGACGTGACCGAGCGGGACGTCC